Proteins encoded in a region of the Paenibacillus pedocola genome:
- the prli42 gene encoding stressosome-associated protein Prli42, translating to MNRQKWFRVVIYVMLIAMVASTVLLVIEPFMAG from the coding sequence ATGAATCGTCAAAAATGGTTTCGTGTCGTCATTTATGTCATGCTGATCGCCATGGTCGCCTCAACCGTGCTGCTGGTAATCGAGCCCTTTATGGCCGGTTAA
- the lipB gene encoding lipoyl(octanoyl) transferase LipB: protein MNQPEPGKLELSYHPLMEYGTAWELQKKSVLAIDAGEANEQLILLQHPPTYTIGSQNHPEHLLLSKEQLEEQGIALFEIDRGGDITYHGPGQLVGYPLLKLGEEGKVDLRGYLRRLESVIIDYLAAQGIEGTRKPEYTGVWVGDEKICAIGVKFNKSRSRRGFITSHGFAFNISEGIGRRGFQGIIPCGISSYGITSLEECSGRSFELEQVAEALIPYFLRHFPYEAVRAESPVPAD from the coding sequence ATGAATCAACCGGAACCTGGTAAGCTGGAGCTTTCATATCACCCCCTGATGGAGTATGGAACGGCCTGGGAGCTGCAAAAGAAATCCGTACTGGCGATCGATGCCGGAGAGGCTAATGAACAGCTGATTCTTTTGCAGCATCCGCCTACCTACACCATCGGTTCACAGAATCATCCGGAGCATCTGCTCTTAAGCAAGGAACAGCTGGAGGAGCAAGGTATTGCCTTGTTTGAAATCGACCGCGGAGGAGACATTACATATCATGGGCCGGGCCAGCTTGTCGGCTATCCGCTGCTAAAGCTCGGGGAAGAGGGCAAGGTGGATTTACGCGGTTATCTGCGCCGCCTGGAGTCTGTTATTATTGATTATTTGGCAGCCCAGGGAATAGAGGGGACACGCAAGCCGGAATATACCGGTGTATGGGTCGGGGATGAGAAAATCTGTGCGATTGGTGTCAAGTTCAACAAAAGCAGATCACGCAGAGGCTTTATCACCAGCCACGGGTTTGCCTTCAATATCTCGGAGGGAATCGGACGGCGCGGATTTCAGGGGATTATTCCTTGCGGCATTTCGAGTTATGGAATCACGTCACTGGAGGAATGCAGCGGCCGTTCTTTTGAACTGGAACAGGTGGCGGAGGCATTGATTCCTTATTTTCTGCGCCATTTTCCTTATGAAGCGGTTCGAGCGGAAAGCCCGGTTCCGGCAGATTAA
- a CDS encoding dihydrolipoamide acetyltransferase family protein yields the protein MSDNTKLTDVIMPQLAESLVSATIGKWLKKPGDLVEQYEPLCDLITDKVNAELPSTVEGTLVELLAEEGQTVSVGEIIARIAVAAPAGSSAPAASAASAPSTPAAPGRPAALAPSAADAPMRSRYSPAVQTLAAEHRIDLGAVPGTGLGGRITRKDVLMFLENGGAAAAQAATPQPGAAPEARTVPEASQQPALQAIQAEVQEKLEPVRHSGLHLSESPRIPTIEVEGGLGSSSEYLIDVTPIRNTIATRMRQSVSEIPHAWTMIEVDVTNLVVLRNKIKDEFKRKEGINLTYLAFMMKAVVSAIKDYPIMNSVWAVDKIIVKRDINIALAVGTEDSVMTPVIKKADQKNIAGLAREIDELAQKTREGKLRLDDMQGGTFTVNNTGSFGSILSYPIINYPQAAILTFESIVKRPVVINDMIAVRSMANICLSLDHRILDGVICGRFLQRVKDNLESYTPDTKLY from the coding sequence ATGTCTGACAATACAAAGCTGACTGATGTGATTATGCCGCAGCTTGCGGAATCGCTGGTGTCAGCTACGATTGGCAAGTGGCTGAAGAAGCCGGGGGATCTGGTAGAGCAATATGAACCGCTCTGTGACCTCATTACCGATAAAGTGAATGCCGAGCTCCCTTCCACCGTGGAAGGTACGCTGGTAGAGCTGCTGGCCGAGGAAGGCCAGACGGTCAGCGTGGGCGAGATCATCGCCCGCATCGCCGTTGCTGCGCCTGCCGGAAGCTCCGCACCGGCGGCTTCAGCAGCATCTGCCCCGAGCACGCCTGCCGCACCGGGCAGACCGGCTGCGCTGGCTCCTTCAGCAGCGGACGCGCCGATGCGCTCCCGCTACTCGCCGGCGGTGCAGACGCTTGCCGCTGAGCACCGCATAGACCTAGGCGCCGTGCCGGGCACCGGACTCGGCGGACGCATCACACGCAAGGATGTGCTGATGTTCCTGGAGAACGGCGGCGCTGCTGCCGCTCAAGCTGCGACCCCGCAGCCGGGCGCAGCGCCTGAAGCCCGGACTGTACCTGAAGCCTCCCAGCAGCCTGCGCTGCAGGCCATTCAGGCGGAGGTACAGGAGAAGCTGGAGCCGGTCCGTCATTCCGGTCTTCACCTGAGCGAGTCCCCGCGTATTCCAACGATTGAGGTGGAAGGCGGACTTGGCAGCAGCTCGGAGTATCTGATCGACGTTACACCGATCCGCAACACAATCGCGACAAGAATGCGCCAGAGTGTATCGGAAATTCCGCATGCCTGGACGATGATTGAAGTGGATGTAACCAATCTGGTCGTGCTGCGCAACAAAATAAAGGATGAGTTCAAACGCAAGGAAGGGATCAATCTGACTTATCTCGCCTTTATGATGAAGGCTGTGGTCAGTGCGATCAAGGATTACCCGATTATGAACTCGGTTTGGGCCGTTGATAAAATCATCGTCAAACGTGATATCAATATCGCGCTTGCTGTCGGTACAGAGGATTCCGTCATGACGCCGGTTATCAAAAAGGCCGACCAGAAGAATATAGCCGGACTGGCCCGCGAGATCGATGAACTGGCCCAGAAAACCCGCGAGGGTAAGCTGCGCCTGGATGATATGCAGGGCGGTACCTTTACCGTCAACAACACCGGTTCCTTCGGTTCTATTCTGTCCTATCCGATCATCAACTACCCGCAGGCGGCGATTCTGACATTCGAATCCATTGTCAAAAGGCCTGTTGTTATCAATGACATGATTGCCGTGCGCTCCATGGCCAATATCTGTCTGTCCCTGGATCACCGGATTCTGGACGGCGTCATTTGCGGCCGTTTCCTGCAACGTGTAAAAGATAATCTGGAAAGCTATACGCCCGACACCAAATTGTATTAG
- a CDS encoding alpha-ketoacid dehydrogenase subunit beta → MAMMEYIDAIRLAMKEEMERDDSVFVLGEDVGLKGGVFTTTKGLQEQFGEERVMDTPLAESAIAGVAIGAAMYGMKPIAEMQYSDFMLPATNQIISEAAKIRYRSNNDWSCPIVIRAPIGGGIFGGLYHSQCPESIFFGTPGLKIVAPYSAADAKGLLKSAVRDPDPVLFFENKKCYKLIKEDVPEGDYTVPIGEANLLREGSDITVIGYSLPLHFAMQAAEELEREEGITAHILDLRTLQPLDRDAIIAAARQTGKVLIVHEDNKTGGIGGEVAAIIAEHCLFELDAPIFRLCGPDVPAMPISPPMEKFFMLSKDKVKAEMLRLAQY, encoded by the coding sequence ATGGCGATGATGGAATATATCGATGCCATCCGTTTGGCGATGAAGGAAGAAATGGAACGCGATGATTCGGTATTTGTGCTCGGCGAGGATGTTGGCCTTAAGGGCGGTGTGTTCACCACCACTAAGGGATTGCAGGAGCAATTCGGGGAAGAGCGTGTAATGGATACACCGCTGGCCGAATCGGCGATTGCAGGTGTTGCCATCGGGGCAGCAATGTACGGCATGAAGCCGATTGCGGAAATGCAGTACTCTGACTTTATGCTCCCGGCCACCAACCAGATTATCAGTGAAGCGGCCAAAATCCGCTACCGTTCCAATAACGACTGGAGCTGTCCGATTGTGATCCGTGCGCCGATCGGCGGAGGGATCTTCGGCGGACTGTACCATTCCCAGTGCCCGGAATCAATCTTCTTCGGTACGCCCGGACTGAAGATTGTAGCGCCTTATTCGGCAGCCGATGCCAAGGGACTGCTGAAATCAGCAGTACGGGACCCTGATCCGGTGCTGTTCTTTGAGAATAAGAAATGCTACAAGCTGATTAAGGAAGATGTGCCTGAAGGTGATTACACCGTGCCGATCGGCGAAGCGAACCTGCTGCGTGAAGGCAGTGATATCACGGTTATCGGGTACAGTCTGCCGCTGCATTTTGCGATGCAGGCAGCAGAGGAACTGGAGCGCGAGGAAGGGATTACCGCGCATATTCTTGATCTGCGCACCCTGCAGCCGCTTGACCGTGACGCGATTATTGCGGCGGCCCGCCAGACCGGCAAGGTGCTGATTGTCCACGAGGACAACAAAACCGGGGGCATCGGCGGAGAGGTGGCAGCGATTATCGCTGAACACTGCCTGTTCGAGCTGGACGCGCCGATCTTCCGGCTGTGCGGCCCTGATGTGCCGGCGATGCCGATTAGCCCGCCGATGGAGAAGTTCTTCATGCTGAGCAAGGATAAAGTGAAGGCGGAAATGCTCCGGCTGGCACAGTACTAA
- a CDS encoding thiamine pyrophosphate-dependent dehydrogenase E1 component subunit alpha: protein MESQGTTVGTVNRHSQLGLTDGQVIDMYRYMQLGRKYDERSLLLQRAGKINFHVSGIGQEAAQVAAAFALDRQNDYFLPYYRDYAFVLSVGMTTRELMLSVFAKAEDPNSGGRQMPGHFGSKRLRIVTGSSPVTTQVPHAVGFALAAKMKKKKFVSFVTFGEGSSNQGDFHEACNFAGVNKLPVIIFCQNNQYAISVPVHKQLGGKISDRALGYGFPGVRVDGNDPLEVYRVVKEARERAIAGEGPTLIEAMMYRLSPHSTSDNDLAYRTKEEVDENWKKDGIAAFRTYLTGLGLWSDEQERDLAAEYNLELKEAIAYAENAPFPKPEDTLLHVYDDSGLKGGA from the coding sequence ATGGAATCCCAAGGTACTACTGTAGGAACGGTTAACAGACATTCACAGCTTGGACTCACAGACGGCCAGGTCATTGATATGTACAGATATATGCAGCTCGGGCGCAAATACGATGAGCGCAGTTTGCTGCTGCAGCGTGCCGGCAAGATTAACTTTCATGTCTCCGGTATCGGCCAGGAGGCGGCGCAGGTTGCAGCAGCGTTTGCGCTGGACCGGCAGAATGATTATTTTTTACCGTATTACCGTGATTACGCCTTTGTATTGTCGGTGGGCATGACTACGCGTGAGCTGATGCTGTCCGTATTCGCTAAGGCGGAGGACCCCAACAGCGGCGGCCGGCAGATGCCGGGCCATTTCGGCAGCAAGCGCCTGCGCATCGTGACGGGCTCAAGTCCTGTGACAACCCAGGTTCCGCATGCGGTTGGCTTCGCTCTGGCAGCTAAGATGAAGAAGAAGAAATTCGTGTCCTTTGTCACCTTCGGAGAAGGCTCCAGCAACCAGGGGGATTTCCATGAAGCCTGCAATTTTGCGGGTGTGAATAAGCTGCCGGTCATTATTTTTTGCCAGAACAACCAGTATGCCATTTCTGTTCCGGTCCACAAGCAGCTTGGCGGCAAAATCAGTGACCGTGCGCTGGGCTACGGCTTCCCGGGCGTGCGCGTTGACGGTAATGATCCGCTTGAAGTGTACCGCGTGGTTAAGGAGGCGCGGGAGCGCGCGATTGCCGGGGAAGGGCCGACACTGATTGAAGCGATGATGTACCGTTTGTCGCCGCATTCCACCTCTGATAATGATCTGGCTTACCGGACCAAGGAAGAGGTCGACGAGAACTGGAAAAAAGACGGCATTGCCGCGTTCCGCACCTATCTGACCGGACTAGGACTGTGGAGTGACGAGCAGGAGCGTGATCTTGCCGCTGAATATAATTTGGAACTTAAAGAGGCTATCGCATACGCGGAAAATGCACCGTTTCCGAAACCGGAAGACACGCTGCTGCATGTGTACGATGATTCCGGCCTCAAAGGAGGAGCATAA
- the lpdA gene encoding dihydrolipoyl dehydrogenase, producing MTISCDVAILGGGTGGYVAAIRAAQLGKSVVVIEMDKLGGTCLHRGCIPSKSLLRSAEVYAEIQESESYGIETAGVKLVFPKVQSRKEAVVEQLHQGVQFLMRKNKIQVLKGKGRIIGPSIFSPRSGAVAVELEDGEMETVVSTHLIIATGSRPRVLPGLKPDGQVILSSEEALTLEELPSSIIIVGGGVIGVEWASMLADFGVQVTVVEAADQLLPLEDAEIARELMRLLKKRGVKVLTGTTVDAETCVVTEDGITIEARKGEQSQTLSAGKLLVSVGRVANVENIGLENTDIRFDKGVIEVNDNMQTGEPHIYAIGDCIGGLQLAHAASHEGIRAVNHLAGEKLHPYHAHLVPRCVYTRPEVASVGYTEKEAQSLGHDVVTGKFPFSAIGKAIVYGMKDGFVKVVADRTSGDILGVQMIGPHVTDLIGEAALAQLLDATPWEIGEAIHAHPTLSEIIGEAMLAVDGRAIGF from the coding sequence ATGACAATTTCCTGTGACGTGGCTATTCTGGGCGGAGGAACCGGCGGATATGTGGCAGCGATCCGCGCGGCCCAGCTGGGCAAGTCTGTCGTCGTCATCGAAATGGACAAACTGGGCGGAACCTGCCTGCACCGCGGCTGCATTCCGAGCAAGTCGCTGCTGCGCAGTGCAGAGGTATATGCTGAAATACAAGAGAGCGAGAGCTACGGCATCGAAACTGCCGGCGTAAAGCTGGTATTTCCGAAAGTACAGAGCCGCAAGGAAGCTGTTGTCGAGCAGCTGCACCAGGGCGTACAGTTTCTGATGCGCAAAAATAAAATTCAGGTGCTGAAGGGCAAGGGACGGATTATCGGCCCTTCAATCTTCTCCCCGCGCAGCGGTGCGGTGGCAGTGGAGCTGGAGGATGGCGAAATGGAGACGGTGGTCTCTACCCATCTGATTATCGCGACGGGCTCCCGTCCGCGTGTACTGCCCGGCCTTAAGCCGGACGGCCAAGTTATTCTCAGCAGTGAGGAAGCGCTGACGCTGGAAGAGCTGCCTTCTTCGATCATTATCGTAGGCGGCGGAGTGATCGGAGTGGAATGGGCTTCAATGCTGGCGGATTTTGGTGTCCAGGTTACGGTTGTGGAAGCAGCAGACCAGCTGCTGCCGCTGGAGGATGCGGAGATTGCCAGGGAGCTCATGCGCCTGCTCAAAAAACGCGGAGTGAAGGTTCTGACCGGAACCACTGTCGATGCGGAGACCTGCGTGGTGACGGAGGACGGTATTACCATCGAAGCCCGCAAAGGGGAGCAGAGCCAGACCCTGTCCGCCGGAAAGCTGCTGGTCTCTGTAGGCAGAGTAGCCAATGTTGAGAATATCGGGCTGGAAAATACCGATATCCGCTTTGATAAAGGGGTTATCGAGGTCAATGACAACATGCAGACAGGCGAGCCCCATATCTATGCGATCGGCGACTGTATCGGGGGATTGCAGCTGGCCCATGCCGCGAGCCATGAAGGTATTCGTGCCGTCAATCATCTGGCCGGGGAGAAGCTTCATCCGTATCATGCCCACCTTGTCCCTCGCTGTGTCTATACTAGGCCGGAAGTAGCCAGTGTCGGTTATACAGAGAAGGAAGCCCAGAGCCTGGGTCATGATGTGGTCACCGGGAAATTCCCGTTCTCGGCCATCGGTAAGGCGATTGTGTATGGGATGAAGGATGGCTTCGTCAAGGTTGTAGCTGACCGCACCAGCGGGGATATTCTTGGGGTGCAGATGATCGGTCCTCATGTGACCGACCTGATCGGGGAAGCTGCGCTGGCGCAGCTGCTGGATGCCACACCTTGGGAGATCGGGGAAGCGATCCATGCCCATCCGACCTTGTCCGAGATTATTGGAGAAGCAATGCTGGCTGTGGATGGCAGAGCAATAGGATTCTAG
- a CDS encoding DUF2627 domain-containing protein: MKLLISRFIAILILVLPGLMAMKGFLMMKDDIFNYVSMHGDDTVTPVFAWLHFGGGLLLFLAGMSFLGGWILTRDRKKNYVGPRFREKQKAQQPASPDTTV, translated from the coding sequence ATGAAACTGCTCATTTCACGCTTCATTGCTATTCTCATTCTCGTTCTTCCGGGTCTGATGGCGATGAAGGGCTTCCTGATGATGAAGGATGATATTTTCAACTACGTCTCCATGCACGGCGATGATACTGTAACCCCCGTATTCGCCTGGCTGCATTTTGGCGGCGGACTGCTTCTGTTCCTGGCAGGAATGAGCTTCCTCGGCGGCTGGATTCTGACCAGAGACCGCAAGAAGAACTACGTGGGACCCCGATTCCGGGAAAAGCAAAAAGCCCAGCAGCCGGCCTCACCGGATACAACGGTTTAA
- a CDS encoding ABC transporter ATP-binding protein: protein MFKALLEPFRHPKLELGLGEGKSFGSPAGRKPKARAKNSSATLKRIWAYLAARKAKLILVLVMVLLSSGLALLGPYLISRAVDHYLEGDGGSTWIVFLITLASVYVLNSLTSWLQNIWMIEIAQETVYRIRTDLFAHLHRLPISFFNRRQQGEIMSRLTNDIENISSTLNSSAIQIFSSVLTLLGTVGVMLWLSPLLTLLTFIVVPLMTFGMRWITRRTGPLFKERQRNLGELNGFIEETLSGQRIIKAFSQEERVINGFRERNGRIMLSGYWAQSISGFIPKLMNGLNNLSFAIVAGVGGLLAIRGLVTVGVIIAFVEYTRQFTRPLNDLANQWNTLLSAIAGAERVFEVMDEEKEARDEGAAHLLEHVEGAVKFSGVSFSYDEGADILQDISFEAKPGEMIALVGPTGAGKTTLIGLLSRFYDPDKGSITLDGQDLSSIRRESLRSHMAFVLQDSFLFKGTIRDNIRYGRLEATDEEVEQAAKLAGAHAFIMRMRGGYDRMLSVDGNGISQGQKQLLAISRAILANPSMLVLDEATSSIDTVTEIKIQEGLQALMKGRTSFVIAHRLGTIRAADRILVLKNGRLQQQGSHEELLRQGGLYSELVRGASAASRAE from the coding sequence ATGTTCAAAGCACTACTTGAGCCTTTCCGCCATCCGAAGCTGGAACTGGGGCTGGGTGAGGGGAAGAGCTTCGGATCCCCCGCCGGACGGAAGCCGAAAGCCAGGGCGAAAAATTCATCAGCTACACTGAAACGGATCTGGGCTTATCTGGCTGCACGCAAGGCAAAGCTGATCCTGGTGCTGGTAATGGTGCTGCTCAGCTCCGGGCTTGCCCTGCTGGGGCCTTATCTGATCAGCAGAGCGGTGGATCATTACCTGGAGGGAGACGGGGGCAGCACCTGGATCGTTTTTTTAATCACGCTGGCCTCGGTCTATGTGTTAAATTCTCTTACGTCGTGGCTGCAGAATATCTGGATGATCGAAATTGCCCAGGAGACGGTATACCGGATCCGTACGGATCTGTTCGCACATTTACACCGTCTGCCGATCTCCTTCTTTAACCGCAGGCAGCAGGGTGAGATTATGAGCCGCCTGACGAATGATATCGAGAATATCAGCTCGACGCTTAACAGCTCGGCAATCCAAATTTTCTCGAGTGTCTTGACCTTACTGGGGACGGTTGGAGTGATGCTGTGGCTGAGTCCGCTGCTGACTCTGCTGACGTTCATTGTCGTGCCGCTGATGACATTTGGCATGCGCTGGATTACGCGGCGTACAGGCCCGCTATTTAAGGAGCGCCAGCGCAATCTGGGCGAGCTTAACGGATTCATTGAGGAGACCTTATCCGGCCAGCGGATTATAAAGGCCTTCTCCCAGGAGGAACGGGTAATCAACGGTTTCCGCGAGCGGAACGGGCGTATTATGCTGTCCGGGTACTGGGCACAGTCGATTTCCGGCTTTATTCCCAAATTGATGAACGGGCTTAACAATCTTAGCTTTGCTATCGTTGCAGGGGTCGGCGGTCTGCTGGCCATCCGCGGCCTGGTCACTGTCGGAGTGATTATCGCTTTTGTGGAATATACACGCCAGTTCACGCGGCCGCTGAATGACTTGGCTAATCAGTGGAACACCCTTTTGTCGGCGATTGCCGGAGCGGAGCGGGTGTTCGAAGTGATGGACGAGGAGAAGGAAGCGAGGGATGAAGGCGCTGCACATCTGCTGGAGCATGTGGAAGGTGCGGTGAAGTTTTCGGGGGTATCCTTCTCCTATGACGAAGGGGCTGATATTCTGCAGGATATCAGCTTTGAAGCGAAGCCTGGTGAGATGATCGCACTGGTCGGGCCTACGGGTGCAGGTAAAACAACGCTGATCGGGCTGCTGTCGCGTTTTTATGATCCGGACAAAGGCAGCATTACCCTCGACGGCCAGGACTTGTCCTCCATCCGGCGGGAAAGTCTGCGCAGCCATATGGCTTTTGTGCTGCAGGATTCCTTTCTGTTCAAGGGGACGATCCGCGACAACATCCGCTACGGCAGGCTGGAGGCTACGGATGAGGAAGTGGAGCAGGCGGCGAAGCTTGCTGGTGCCCATGCTTTTATTATGCGGATGCGCGGCGGGTATGACCGGATGCTGTCGGTGGATGGAAACGGGATCAGCCAGGGGCAGAAGCAGCTGCTGGCGATTTCGCGGGCGATTCTGGCTAACCCGTCGATGCTCGTGCTGGACGAAGCAACAAGCAGCATTGATACCGTGACCGAAATCAAGATTCAGGAGGGTCTGCAGGCGCTGATGAAGGGCCGGACCAGCTTTGTCATTGCCCACAGGCTGGGTACGATCCGCGCTGCAGACCGCATTCTGGTGCTCAAGAACGGACGGTTGCAGCAGCAGGGTTCCCATGAGGAGCTGTTGCGGCAGGGCGGACTGTACAGTGAGCTGGTGCGGGGGGCTTCAGCAGCTTCAAGGGCGGAATAA